In Candidatus Aramenus sp. CH1, the following proteins share a genomic window:
- a CDS encoding transcription factor S — MKFCPKCNSMMVPRKSNGRSVYKCVKCGYEEEAKETAKITTKIKHSEKEKTLVLEDVPMPAGTQIIRGVTCPSCKNDEAYFWILQTRSADEPATRFYKCTRCGKVWREYE; from the coding sequence GTGAAGTTCTGCCCGAAGTGCAACTCCATGATGGTACCCCGTAAGTCTAACGGGAGATCCGTGTATAAGTGCGTAAAGTGCGGTTACGAGGAGGAGGCTAAGGAGACAGCTAAGATAACCACCAAGATCAAGCACAGCGAAAAGGAAAAGACCCTCGTGCTGGAGGACGTGCCAATGCCCGCTGGAACCCAGATCATCAGGGGTGTAACTTGTCCAAGTTGCAAGAACGACGAGGCGTACTTCTGGATCCTGCAGACGAGAAGCGCCGACGAGCCCGCCACAAGGTTCTACAAGTGTACTAGGTGCGGAAAGGTCTGGAGAGAGTACGAGTAA
- a CDS encoding glutamate synthase produces MISPSGCGVFGVLRKPNAPKVEGKKVVEAIDLVRFRGSDKGAGFAVFNLREGNTYVVKVFYDGDKEELKRIMEDNGIKVVSESATYGELCDCRFEITLGNIVQLKKLTRNLNETLWEKRKGRVYSVGKGLDVFKGVGYPKDIANAYEVEKYSGDMWLAHTRQPTNSPGHFPYWSHPFSTFDVAIVHNGDVSSFGANVEFLTSRGWGGFVGTDSEVMAFLFEELVSEGLSVEEAVKVMMNPSRKSGLLLPEEDYMYRNARLDGPFTAIIGYNSGDDLYMVGIADRSKFRPVIIGEDERYYYIASEESQIRLLSRNARVWTLSPGSYFIASLKKGVISYGRTAEELESFSPPPTFTTNDYDVDASSVGYKDLNREIMKLDKKEVKVINVMSHRFIGISFPRAGKVVRLYGVVGNVLANLNENNEFYVYGNVADDCCDTMHGGKVVIYGDARDVLGQALQGGKVFVKGNAGNRVGIQMREYQNKRPYLLIGGRVDDYLGEYMAGGVIVVFNNTRSSPTGNYVGSGMVGGRIYVRGRLDPGRLGLQPNKVEVVKLLKALLLDNLITEKEMDELRDLPYIELMDKLQGDAKMFAKKMFEEKVGIPTYEYRELTEEEVKELLPVVSEYDRDLGTKYVDFLGEKFTVVRPRKD; encoded by the coding sequence ATGATCTCTCCGTCTGGTTGTGGAGTATTTGGCGTACTTAGGAAGCCGAACGCCCCCAAGGTAGAGGGTAAGAAGGTAGTGGAAGCAATAGACCTAGTGAGGTTCAGGGGTAGCGATAAGGGGGCGGGCTTCGCCGTCTTCAACCTCAGGGAAGGCAACACGTACGTGGTCAAGGTGTTTTACGATGGAGACAAGGAAGAGCTAAAGAGGATCATGGAGGACAACGGGATTAAGGTTGTCAGCGAGTCTGCCACCTACGGCGAGCTCTGCGACTGCAGGTTCGAGATAACCTTGGGGAACATAGTGCAGTTGAAGAAGCTGACGAGGAACTTAAACGAGACCCTTTGGGAGAAGAGGAAGGGGAGGGTCTACAGCGTCGGGAAGGGGTTGGACGTCTTCAAGGGAGTCGGGTACCCCAAGGACATAGCCAACGCGTATGAAGTGGAGAAGTACTCTGGGGACATGTGGCTAGCGCACACGAGGCAACCAACCAACTCCCCAGGCCACTTCCCCTACTGGTCTCACCCCTTCTCCACCTTTGACGTTGCCATAGTTCACAACGGCGACGTGAGCTCCTTCGGGGCCAACGTGGAGTTCCTGACCTCAAGGGGTTGGGGGGGCTTCGTGGGGACGGACAGCGAGGTAATGGCCTTCCTCTTCGAGGAGCTGGTCTCAGAGGGTCTCTCCGTCGAAGAGGCAGTGAAGGTGATGATGAACCCCTCTAGGAAGTCCGGGCTACTCCTGCCAGAGGAGGACTACATGTACCGCAACGCCAGACTTGACGGGCCTTTCACTGCCATCATAGGCTACAACTCGGGGGACGACCTATACATGGTAGGGATAGCGGACAGGTCAAAGTTTAGGCCAGTGATAATTGGGGAAGACGAGCGCTATTACTACATAGCGAGCGAGGAGAGCCAAATAAGGCTGTTGAGCAGGAACGCAAGGGTCTGGACCCTATCTCCCGGGTCTTACTTTATAGCGTCGTTAAAGAAAGGAGTAATAAGTTACGGGAGGACTGCGGAGGAGCTTGAGAGCTTCTCCCCGCCCCCCACATTTACGACGAACGACTACGACGTAGACGCGTCCAGCGTGGGATACAAGGACCTCAACAGGGAGATAATGAAATTGGACAAGAAAGAAGTAAAGGTAATCAACGTGATGTCGCACAGGTTTATAGGCATCTCCTTCCCTAGGGCTGGGAAGGTCGTGAGGTTATACGGAGTCGTGGGAAACGTGTTGGCCAACTTGAACGAGAACAACGAGTTCTACGTCTACGGCAACGTGGCCGACGACTGTTGCGACACCATGCACGGGGGCAAGGTCGTCATCTACGGGGACGCTAGGGACGTCCTAGGTCAAGCCCTTCAGGGCGGAAAGGTATTCGTAAAGGGTAACGCGGGAAACAGGGTTGGGATACAGATGAGGGAGTACCAGAACAAGAGGCCTTACTTACTCATCGGTGGTAGGGTGGACGATTACCTGGGGGAGTACATGGCGGGCGGAGTGATCGTGGTGTTCAACAACACCAGGTCCTCGCCTACGGGGAACTACGTGGGCAGCGGAATGGTGGGAGGCAGGATATACGTCAGGGGGAGGCTAGACCCAGGAAGGTTGGGCCTACAGCCAAACAAGGTGGAAGTGGTAAAGTTGCTTAAAGCGTTACTGTTGGACAACTTGATAACGGAAAAGGAAATGGATGAGCTAAGAGACCTACCTTACATTGAGCTAATGGATAAGCTCCAAGGCGATGCTAAGATGTTTGCCAAGAAGATGTTCGAGGAAAAGGTCGGCATCCCCACCTACGAGTACAGGGAACTTACGGAGGAAGAAGTAAAGGAATTGCTCCCCGTAGTGTCCGAGTACGACAGAGACCTAGGGACGAAATACGTTGATTTCTTGGGTGAGAAGTTCACCGTAGTGAGGCCCAGGAAGGACTAA